In the Helicobacter pylori genome, one interval contains:
- the fliM gene encoding flagellar motor switch protein FliM, which translates to MADILSQEEIDALLEVVDENVDIQNVQKKDIIPQRSVTLYDFKRPNRVSKEQLRSFRSIHDKMARNLSSQVSSIMRSIVEIQLHSVDQMTYGEFLMSLPSPTSFNVFSMKPMGGTGVLEINPSIAFPMIDRLLGGKGSAYDQSREFSDIELNLLDTILRQVMQILKEVWSPVVEMFPTIDAKESSANVVQIVAQNEISIMVVLEIIIGHSRGMMNICYPVISIESILSKMGSRDLMLSETNSKKSRNKELQALLSGVSVDMIVFLGAVELSLKEMLDLDVGDTIRLNKIANDEVSVYVHKKKRYLASVGFQGYRKTIQIKEVIYSEKERTKEILEMLEEQRRGKVGDIMKIEEE; encoded by the coding sequence ATGGCTGATATTTTAAGCCAAGAAGAAATTGATGCGCTTTTAGAAGTCGTTGATGAAAATGTGGATATTCAAAATGTCCAAAAAAAAGATATTATCCCGCAGCGCAGCGTAACCCTCTATGATTTCAAACGCCCTAATCGTGTGAGCAAGGAGCAACTGCGCTCTTTTAGGAGTATCCATGATAAAATGGCTAGGAATCTTTCCAGTCAAGTTTCTTCTATCATGCGTTCTATTGTGGAAATTCAGCTCCATAGCGTGGATCAAATGACTTATGGCGAGTTTTTGATGAGTTTGCCTAGCCCTACGAGTTTTAATGTCTTTTCCATGAAGCCTATGGGAGGAACAGGGGTTTTAGAAATCAATCCCAGCATCGCTTTCCCCATGATTGACAGACTATTAGGGGGTAAGGGGAGCGCGTATGATCAAAGTAGGGAGTTTAGCGATATTGAATTGAATTTATTGGATACGATTTTACGCCAAGTGATGCAAATTTTAAAAGAAGTGTGGTCGCCCGTGGTGGAGATGTTTCCTACCATTGACGCTAAAGAATCCAGTGCGAATGTGGTTCAGATCGTCGCTCAAAATGAAATTTCTATCATGGTGGTTTTAGAGATTATTATTGGGCATAGTCGTGGGATGATGAATATTTGTTACCCGGTGATTTCCATTGAGAGCATTCTTTCTAAAATGGGGAGTAGGGATTTGATGCTTTCAGAAACGAACTCTAAAAAGAGCCGTAATAAGGAATTGCAAGCGCTATTGAGCGGGGTGAGCGTGGATATGATCGTGTTTTTGGGCGCGGTGGAATTGAGTTTGAAAGAAATGTTGGATTTAGATGTGGGGGATACTATCCGGTTGAACAAAATCGCTAATGATGAAGTGAGCGTGTATGTGCATAAAAAAAAGCGTTATTTAGCGAGCGTGGGGTTTCAAGGGTATAGGAAAACCATTCAAATTAAAGAAGTGATCTATAGCGAAAAAGAACGCACTAAAGAAATTTTAGAAATGCTAGAAGAGCAGCGCAGAGGCAAAGTGGGCGATATCATGAAAATAGAAGAAGAGTGA
- the flhF gene encoding flagellar biosynthesis protein FlhF, whose protein sequence is MKFYTYSGETAAEALKIAQSHHGVDTLVFKTQEIRKKTLTSSGLYEIVVAVEEEENKPPKAPLIPESLYDEELNEEDVVMQLSSTVEEMRKLAGVSSNQRNYSFSKNKTLLEKDAPLEDAPLEANKQDALLQALKDEANHKKEREKREVKQEEEIKDINLQLSKIRDSLKLIQNMFWDEKNPNSINIPQEFAEIYKLAKQSGMKPSHLDEIMQLSLELMPLRMRENSVTIKRYFREVLRKMILCRPEDLNLRQKRILMLVGPTGVGKTTTLAKLAARYSRMLAKKYKVGIITLDNYRIGALEQLSWYANKMKMSIEAVIDAKDFAKEIEALEYCDFILVDTTGHSQYDKEKIAGLKEFIDGGYNIDVSLVLSVTTKYEDMKDIYDSFGVLGIDTLIFTKLDESRGLGNLFSLVHESQKPISYLSVGQEVPMDLKVATNEYLVDCMLDGFSNPNKEQA, encoded by the coding sequence GTGAAATTCTATACCTATAGTGGGGAGACAGCTGCTGAAGCTTTAAAGATCGCTCAAAGCCACCATGGGGTGGATACGCTGGTGTTTAAAACACAAGAAATCCGTAAAAAAACGCTCACTTCTTCTGGACTTTATGAAATCGTTGTGGCGGTTGAAGAAGAAGAAAACAAACCCCCTAAAGCCCCCCTTATTCCAGAAAGTTTGTATGATGAAGAATTGAATGAAGAAGATGTGGTCATGCAGCTTTCAAGCACTGTAGAAGAAATGCGCAAACTCGCCGGGGTTTCATCTAATCAGCGCAACTATAGTTTTTCAAAAAATAAGACCCTTTTAGAAAAAGACGCTCCGTTAGAGGATGCGCCTTTAGAGGCTAATAAGCAGGACGCTTTATTGCAAGCCTTAAAAGATGAAGCTAACCATAAAAAAGAAAGAGAAAAAAGAGAAGTCAAACAAGAAGAAGAGATTAAAGATATTAATCTGCAACTAAGTAAAATCAGAGACAGCTTGAAACTCATTCAAAACATGTTTTGGGATGAGAAAAACCCCAATTCCATCAATATCCCTCAAGAATTTGCCGAAATTTACAAACTGGCCAAACAAAGCGGGATGAAACCCAGCCATTTAGATGAAATCATGCAATTAAGCCTGGAATTGATGCCTTTACGCATGCGGGAAAATTCCGTAACGATCAAGCGCTATTTCAGAGAAGTGTTGCGTAAAATGATTTTGTGCCGCCCTGAAGATTTGAATTTAAGGCAAAAACGCATCTTAATGCTTGTAGGGCCAACAGGCGTGGGGAAAACGACGACTCTAGCCAAATTAGCCGCGCGCTATTCTAGAATGCTAGCGAAAAAATACAAGGTGGGCATTATCACTTTAGACAATTATCGCATTGGGGCTTTGGAGCAATTGAGCTGGTATGCTAATAAAATGAAAATGAGTATAGAAGCGGTGATTGACGCTAAGGATTTTGCTAAAGAAATTGAAGCTTTGGAATACTGCGATTTTATTTTAGTGGATACGACAGGGCATTCGCAATACGATAAAGAAAAAATTGCCGGTTTGAAGGAATTTATAGATGGGGGTTATAATATTGATGTGTCCTTAGTCCTTTCGGTTACCACTAAGTATGAAGACATGAAAGATATTTATGATTCTTTTGGGGTGTTAGGGATTGACACTTTAATCTTTACGAAATTAGATGAGAGTAGGGGGTTAGGGAATTTGTTTTCTTTAGTGCATGAAAGCCAAAAGCCTATCAGCTATCTTTCTGTTGGGCAAGAAGTGCCTATGGATTTGAAAGTGGCTACTAATGAATATTTAGTGGATTGCATGCTAGATGGCTTTAGTAACCCCAATAAGGAACAAGCATGA
- the aroQ gene encoding type II 3-dehydroquinate dehydratase, which produces MKILVIQGPNLNMLGHRDPRLYGMVTLDQIHEIMQTFVKQGNLDVELEFFQTNFEGEIIDKIQESVGSDYEGIIINPGAFSHTSIAIADAIMLAGKPVIEVHLTNIQAREEFRKNSYTGAACGGVIMGFGPLGYNMALMAMVNILAEMKAFQEAQKNNPNNPINNQK; this is translated from the coding sequence ATGAAAATTTTAGTGATTCAAGGGCCTAATTTAAACATGTTAGGACACAGAGACCCAAGACTTTATGGCATGGTAACCTTAGACCAAATCCATGAAATCATGCAAACTTTCGTGAAGCAAGGCAATTTAGATGTGGAATTAGAGTTTTTTCAAACCAATTTTGAGGGCGAAATCATTGACAAGATCCAAGAGAGCGTGGGCAGCGATTATGAAGGGATTATCATTAACCCTGGAGCGTTTTCGCACACTTCTATTGCGATTGCGGATGCGATCATGCTAGCGGGCAAACCTGTTATTGAAGTGCATCTCACTAACATTCAAGCCAGAGAGGAATTCAGGAAAAATTCTTACACTGGAGCGGCTTGTGGAGGCGTGATCATGGGATTTGGCCCGCTTGGTTACAACATGGCTTTAATGGCGATGGTCAATATTTTAGCCGAAATGAAAGCGTTCCAAGAAGCCCAAAAAAACAACCCTAATAACCCCATTAACAATCAAAAATAA
- a CDS encoding aminopeptidase, with translation MKGLERESHFTLNENAMFFECTYSCDNALFLQLEDRSFFITDSRYTQEAKEGIQPKNGVLAEVVESSDLVQSAIDLIAKSSLKKLFFDPNQVNLQTYKRLNSALGDKVTLEGVPSYHRQKRIIKNDHEIQLLKKSQALNVEAFKNFAEYVKKVFDGKESLSERYLQHKVKDFLTREGVYDLSFEPILALNANASKPHALPSAKDFLKAEHSILLDMGIKYERYCSDRTRTAFFDPKDFVFTREQSFKDKERQKIYDIVKEAQEKAISGIRAGMTGKEADSLARGVISGYGYGQYFTHSTGHGIGLDIHELPYISSRSGTILEEGMVFSVEPGIYIPGFFGVRIEDLVVIKNSRAELL, from the coding sequence ATGAAAGGATTAGAAAGAGAATCGCATTTCACGCTCAATGAGAACGCGATGTTTTTTGAATGCACTTATAGTTGCGATAACGCTTTGTTTTTGCAATTAGAGGATCGCTCGTTTTTTATCACTGATTCTCGCTACACTCAAGAAGCTAAAGAAGGCATTCAGCCTAAAAATGGCGTTTTAGCGGAAGTGGTAGAATCTAGCGATTTAGTGCAAAGTGCGATTGATTTGATTGCTAAAAGTTCGCTTAAAAAGCTCTTTTTTGACCCCAATCAAGTGAATTTACAAACCTACAAGCGTTTGAATTCAGCGCTTGGGGATAAGGTTACTTTAGAGGGCGTGCCTAGTTACCACCGCCAAAAACGCATCATTAAAAACGATCATGAAATCCAACTCCTCAAAAAATCTCAAGCGCTGAATGTTGAAGCTTTTAAAAATTTTGCTGAGTATGTGAAAAAGGTTTTTGATGGAAAAGAGTCATTGAGCGAGCGGTATTTGCAGCATAAGGTTAAGGACTTTTTGACTAGAGAGGGGGTTTATGATCTGAGTTTTGAGCCTATTTTAGCCTTGAATGCGAACGCGAGCAAGCCCCATGCTTTGCCTAGTGCGAAGGATTTTTTAAAAGCGGAGCATAGCATTCTTTTGGATATGGGAATCAAATACGAACGCTATTGCTCTGATCGGACTCGCACCGCCTTTTTTGACCCTAAAGATTTTGTCTTCACAAGAGAGCAGAGTTTCAAGGATAAAGAGCGTCAAAAGATTTATGACATTGTGAAAGAAGCACAAGAAAAGGCTATTTCAGGCATTAGAGCGGGCATGACCGGTAAAGAAGCGGACAGCTTGGCTAGGGGAGTGATTAGCGGTTATGGTTATGGGCAATATTTCACTCACAGCACCGGGCATGGCATTGGCTTAGACATCCATGAGCTTCCCTATATTTCATCGCGCAGTGGAACCATTTTAGAAGAGGGCATGGTGTTTTCTGTAGAGCCTGGGATTTATATCCCTGGATTTTTTGGGGTGCGCATTGAAGATTTAGTGGTGATTAAAAATTCTAGGGCTGAGCTTTTGTGA
- the folK gene encoding 2-amino-4-hydroxy-6-hydroxymethyldihydropteridine diphosphokinase codes for MREILTSRFFPSLFKKRLDFSNRVVLGLGSNLKNPLKILKNCFLYFKNHSKIGKIFSSPIYVNPPFGYTNQPNFYNATIILKTSLSLRHFFALVFYIERRFGRQRKRDFKDAPRTLDIDIIAFNQVILRQNDLTLPHPKWSERDSVLVPLTLQQILFKKGEW; via the coding sequence ATGCGAGAGATCCTTACTAGCCGCTTTTTCCCCAGCCTTTTTAAAAAAAGGCTTGATTTTTCTAACAGGGTGGTTTTAGGGTTGGGATCTAATCTTAAAAATCCTTTAAAAATATTAAAAAATTGTTTTTTATATTTTAAAAATCATAGTAAGATCGGGAAAATTTTTTCTTCGCCCATTTATGTCAATCCGCCTTTTGGTTACACTAATCAACCTAACTTTTATAACGCTACGATTATCCTTAAAACATCTTTAAGTTTGCGCCATTTTTTTGCTCTAGTGTTTTATATAGAAAGGCGTTTTGGGCGCCAAAGGAAGCGCGATTTTAAAGATGCTCCAAGAACTTTAGATATTGACATTATCGCTTTCAACCAAGTCATTTTAAGGCAGAATGATTTGACTTTACCTCACCCTAAATGGAGTGAAAGGGATTCGGTGTTAGTGCCTTTAACTTTACAACAAATTCTTTTTAAAAAAGGGGAGTGGTGA
- the rpsO gene encoding 30S ribosomal protein S15, whose protein sequence is MALNLEKKQEIIKAFATKQNDTGSCEVQVALLNERIKLLTEHLKANPKDHSSRLGLLKLVAQRRNLLKYIKRTDHARYVVLIEKLGIKDR, encoded by the coding sequence ATGGCTTTGAATCTGGAGAAAAAACAAGAAATCATTAAGGCGTTTGCCACTAAGCAAAACGATACGGGTTCTTGTGAGGTGCAAGTGGCGTTGTTGAATGAAAGGATCAAGCTTTTAACCGAGCATTTAAAGGCTAACCCCAAGGATCATTCTAGTCGTTTAGGGCTTTTAAAATTAGTCGCTCAAAGACGCAACTTGTTGAAATACATCAAACGCACCGATCATGCGCGTTATGTGGTTTTGATTGAAAAGTTAGGCATTAAAGACAGATAA
- the flhA gene encoding flagellar biosynthesis protein FlhA: MANERSKLAFKKTFPVFKRFLQSKDLALVVFVIAILAIIIVPLPPFVLDFLLTISIALSVLIILIGLYIDKPTDFSAFPTLLLIVTLYRLALNVATTRMILTQGYKGPSAVSDIITAFGEFSVSGNYVIGAIIFSILVLVNLLVVTNGSTRVTEVRARFALDAMPGKQMAIDADLNSGLIDDKEAKKRRAALSQEADFYGAMDGASKFVKGDAIASIIITLINIIGGFLVGVFQRDMSLSFSASTFTILTIGDGLVGQIPALIIATATGIVATRTTQNEEEDFASKLITQLTNKSKTLVIVGAILLLFATIPGLPTFSLAFVGTLFLFIAWLISREGKDGLLTKLENYLSQKFGLDLSEKPHSSKIKPHTQTTRAKTQEELKREEEQAIDEVLKIEFLELALGYQLISLADMKQGGDLLERIRGIRKKIASDYGFLMPQIRIRDDLQLPPTHYEIKLKGIVIGEGMVMPDKFLAMNTGFVNKEIEGIPTKEPAFGMDALWIETKNKEEAIIQGYTIIDPSTVIATHTSELVKKYAEDFITKDEVKSLLERLAKDYPTIVEESKKIPTGAIRSVLQALLHEKIPIKDMLTILETITDIAPLVQNDVNILTEQVRARLSRVITNAFKSEDGRLKFLTFSTDSEQFLLNKLRENGTSKSLLLNVGELQKLIEVVSEEAMKVLQKGIAPVILIVEPNLRKALSNQMEQARIDVIVLSHAELDPNSNFEALGTIHINF, encoded by the coding sequence ATGGCAAACGAACGCTCCAAATTAGCTTTTAAAAAGACTTTCCCTGTCTTTAAACGCTTCTTACAATCCAAAGACTTAGCCCTTGTGGTCTTTGTGATAGCTATTTTAGCGATCATTATCGTGCCGTTACCGCCTTTTGTGTTAGATTTTTTACTCACGATTTCTATTGCGCTATCGGTGTTGATTATTTTAATCGGGCTTTATATTGACAAGCCTACTGATTTTAGCGCTTTCCCCACTTTATTACTCATTGTAACCTTATACCGCTTGGCTTTAAATGTCGCCACCACTAGAATGATTTTAACCCAAGGCTATAAAGGGCCTAGCGCGGTGAGCGATATTATCACGGCGTTTGGGGAATTTAGCGTGAGCGGGAATTATGTGATTGGGGCGATTATCTTTAGTATTTTAGTGCTAGTGAATTTATTGGTGGTTACTAATGGCTCTACTAGGGTTACTGAAGTTAGGGCGCGATTTGCCCTAGACGCTATGCCAGGAAAGCAAATGGCGATTGATGCGGATTTAAACTCAGGGCTTATTGATGATAAGGAAGCCAAAAAACGGCGCGCCGCTCTAAGCCAAGAAGCGGATTTTTATGGCGCGATGGATGGCGCGTCTAAATTTGTCAAAGGCGATGCGATCGCTTCTATTATCATCACGCTTATCAATATCATTGGAGGGTTTTTAGTGGGCGTGTTTCAAAGGGATATGAGCTTGAGCTTTAGCGCTAGCACTTTCACTATCCTAACCATTGGCGATGGGCTTGTAGGGCAAATCCCTGCCTTAATCATTGCGACAGCGACCGGTATTGTCGCCACCCGCACCACGCAAAACGAAGAAGAGGACTTTGCTTCCAAACTCATCACACAGCTCACCAATAAAAGCAAAACTTTAGTGATTGTGGGAGCGATTTTATTGCTTTTTGCAACCATTCCTGGACTCCCTACCTTTTCTTTAGCGTTTGTAGGGACACTCTTTTTGTTCATTGCATGGCTGATTAGCAGGGAGGGAAAAGATGGGTTGCTCACTAAATTAGAAAATTATTTGAGTCAAAAATTCGGCTTGGACTTGAGCGAAAAACCCCACAGCTCCAAAATCAAACCCCACACCCAAACCACAAGGGCTAAAACCCAAGAAGAGCTTAAAAGAGAAGAAGAACAAGCGATTGATGAAGTGTTAAAGATTGAATTTTTAGAATTGGCTTTAGGCTATCAGCTCATCAGTCTTGCGGACATGAAACAAGGGGGCGACTTGTTAGAAAGGATTAGAGGTATTAGAAAAAAGATAGCGAGCGATTATGGTTTTTTGATGCCTCAAATCCGGATCAGGGATGATTTGCAACTCCCTCCAACGCATTATGAAATCAAGCTTAAAGGCATTGTGATTGGTGAGGGCATGGTGATGCCAGATAAGTTTTTAGCCATGAATACCGGTTTTGTGAATAAAGAAATTGAAGGCATTCCTACTAAAGAGCCGGCTTTTGGAATGGACGCTTTATGGATTGAAACTAAAAATAAAGAAGAAGCCATTATTCAAGGCTATACCATTATTGATCCAAGCACCGTTATTGCGACGCACACCAGCGAATTAGTGAAAAAATACGCTGAAGATTTTATCACTAAAGATGAAGTGAAATCCCTTTTAGAGCGCTTGGCTAAAGACTATCCTACGATTGTAGAAGAGAGTAAAAAAATCCCCACCGGTGCGATCCGATCAGTCTTGCAAGCCTTGTTGCATGAAAAAATCCCCATTAAAGACATGCTCACTATTTTAGAAACGATTACCGATATTGCCCCATTGGTTCAAAACGATGTGAATATCTTGACCGAACAAGTGAGAGCGAGGCTTTCTAGGGTGATCACTAACGCTTTTAAATCTGAAGACGGGCGTTTGAAATTTTTAACCTTTTCCACCGATAGCGAACAATTTTTGCTTAATAAATTGCGAGAAAATGGCACTTCTAAAAGCCTATTGCTCAATGTGGGCGAATTGCAAAAACTCATTGAAGTGGTCTCTGAAGAGGCTATGAAAGTCTTGCAAAAAGGGATCGCTCCGGTGATTTTGATCGTAGAGCCTAATTTAAGAAAAGCCCTTTCTAATCAAATGGAGCAGGCTAGGATTGATGTGATCGTGCTAAGCCATGCTGAATTGGATCCTAATTCTAATTTTGAAGCCTTAGGCACGATCCATATTAACTTTTAA
- a CDS encoding O-antigen ligase family protein, with the protein MLKERLKAFFSADSVFTLIFALFFLTSFKKPLTQVLLIVLMVFLFLRCYFQASLKETFRINHLKTMPFKWLTLAFWGVFLSIFPNMFNMHDSQTFRYNLFALNMSLTYACGALCLLFASCLRIKLNQKILFYSMAVANFINGLLSLVQKIYFNMPRAQGFSTVKEYVVLVSVSILGCYIYALYSRNQKEKLFFTLSVFVGFLVVILSATRSATIAFVITFLILSCFILYAKKSLKPLGYMVVVSLILSALYMGSNALEKKGAIEQSRVQNQSFEEDLKRYAKKDADSSIGWRLERWKEALTVLRLRPFFGMAASEKCQRLEEILSLSHSYRAKDLILCYERYDNQIIHVLATRGIIGFLIWLFFLLVIVKIFWSGIKQNSLISLFILTTLTFYLIFGIGFDPFDFFITGSFFVGMVMMAVFLKKDKSAF; encoded by the coding sequence GTGTTGAAAGAGCGTTTGAAAGCCTTTTTTAGTGCGGATTCTGTCTTCACTTTAATTTTTGCCCTTTTCTTTCTCACTTCGTTTAAAAAACCTTTAACTCAAGTTCTATTGATTGTTTTAATGGTTTTTTTGTTTCTTAGGTGTTATTTCCAAGCGTCTTTGAAAGAGACTTTTAGAATTAATCATCTAAAAACAATGCCTTTCAAATGGCTTACTTTGGCTTTTTGGGGCGTGTTTTTAAGCATCTTCCCTAACATGTTTAACATGCATGATAGCCAAACTTTCCGCTACAATTTATTCGCTCTAAACATGTCCTTAACTTATGCTTGTGGGGCGTTATGCTTGCTTTTTGCCAGTTGTTTAAGAATCAAATTGAATCAAAAAATCCTTTTTTACAGCATGGCTGTTGCCAATTTCATCAACGGCTTGCTTTCATTGGTGCAAAAAATTTATTTTAACATGCCCAGAGCGCAAGGGTTTAGCACAGTTAAAGAGTATGTGGTTTTAGTGAGCGTTTCCATTTTAGGCTGTTATATTTATGCGCTTTATTCGCGCAATCAAAAAGAGAAACTTTTTTTCACGCTTTCTGTTTTTGTGGGGTTTTTAGTCGTTATTTTAAGCGCTACAAGGAGCGCGACAATCGCTTTTGTTATTACTTTTTTAATCCTTTCTTGCTTTATTTTATACGCCAAAAAATCGCTCAAACCATTGGGTTATATGGTGGTTGTGAGTCTTATTTTGAGCGCTTTGTATATGGGGAGTAACGCTTTAGAAAAAAAGGGGGCAATAGAGCAATCTAGGGTTCAAAACCAAAGCTTTGAAGAAGATTTGAAACGCTACGCTAAAAAGGACGCTGATAGCAGTATCGGGTGGCGTTTGGAGCGCTGGAAAGAAGCCCTAACGGTTTTGCGTTTAAGGCCCTTTTTTGGTATGGCCGCTAGCGAGAAATGCCAGAGATTAGAAGAGATTTTGTCTTTATCGCATTCTTACAGAGCCAAAGATTTGATTCTTTGTTATGAAAGATACGACAACCAAATCATTCATGTTCTAGCCACTAGGGGGATCATAGGCTTTTTAATCTGGCTCTTTTTTTTATTAGTCATTGTAAAGATTTTTTGGAGCGGGATAAAGCAAAATTCTTTAATCTCACTCTTCATATTAACGACTCTCACTTTTTACCTTATTTTTGGTATTGGGTTTGACCCCTTTGATTTCTTCATTACGGGAAGTTTTTTTGTAGGAATGGTCATGATGGCTGTTTTTTTAAAAAAGGATAAAAGCGCTTTTTAG
- a CDS encoding RNA polymerase sigma factor FliA produces MILMMENRMPKEIQKTQTSETSETSEKNIEKVLNAYDKQQHHHQDALAIQYLPAVRAMAFRLKERLPSSIDFNDLVSIGTEELIKLARRYESALNDSFWGYAKTRVNGAMLDYLRSLDVISRSNRKLIKSIDIEITKHLNEHGKEPSDAYLAEVLGENIEKIKEAKTASDIYALVPIDEQFNAIEQDEITKKIEAEELLEHVQKALNQMSEREQILIQLYYFEELNLSEIKEILGITESRISQIIKEVIKKVRKSLGVDHG; encoded by the coding sequence ATGATTTTGATGATGGAAAATAGAATGCCCAAAGAAATTCAAAAAACTCAAACAAGCGAAACAAGCGAAACAAGCGAAAAAAATATAGAAAAGGTTTTGAACGCCTATGATAAGCAGCAACACCACCATCAAGACGCACTCGCTATCCAGTATTTACCGGCCGTGCGCGCTATGGCGTTTCGTTTAAAAGAGCGCTTGCCTAGCTCTATTGATTTTAACGATCTGGTTTCTATTGGCACTGAAGAATTGATTAAATTAGCTAGGCGTTATGAGAGCGCGTTAAACGATTCTTTTTGGGGGTATGCTAAAACTCGTGTCAATGGGGCGATGCTAGATTATTTGCGCTCTTTAGATGTGATTTCTCGCTCCAACAGAAAGCTGATTAAAAGCATTGATATTGAAATCACCAAACACCTTAATGAGCATGGGAAAGAGCCTAGCGATGCGTATTTAGCGGAAGTTTTAGGCGAAAATATTGAAAAAATTAAAGAAGCCAAAACGGCTTCAGATATTTATGCGTTAGTGCCAATAGACGAACAATTCAATGCGATTGAGCAAGATGAAATCACTAAAAAAATTGAAGCAGAAGAGTTGTTAGAGCATGTCCAAAAAGCGCTGAATCAAATGAGCGAAAGAGAGCAAATCCTTATCCAGCTTTATTACTTTGAAGAGTTGAATTTGAGCGAGATTAAAGAGATTTTAGGCATTACTGAATCGCGCATTTCTCAAATCATTAAAGAAGTGATTAAAAAGGTGCGTAAATCCTTAGGAGTGGATCATGGCTGA
- the ylxH gene encoding flagellum site-determining protein YlxH, with product MNNQASRLDNLINIKNPKSFFDNKGNTKFIAITSGKGGVGKSNISANLAYALYKKGYKVGVFDADIGLANLDVIFGVKTHKNILHALKGEAKLQEIICEIEPGLCLIPGDSGEEILKYISGAEALDQFVDEEGVLSSLDYIVIDTGAGIGATTQAFLNASDCVVIVTTPDPSAITDAYACIKINSKNKDELFLITNMVAQPKEGRATYERLLKVAKNNIASLELHYLGAIENSSLLKRYVRERKILRKIAPNDLFSQSIDQIAGLLVSKIETGALEIPKEGFKSFFKRLLSYLG from the coding sequence ATGAACAATCAAGCGAGTCGCTTAGATAATTTGATAAATATTAAAAACCCCAAAAGTTTCTTTGACAATAAAGGGAATACCAAATTCATCGCTATCACAAGCGGTAAGGGAGGCGTGGGGAAATCCAATATTAGCGCTAATTTAGCTTATGCTTTATACAAGAAAGGTTATAAGGTAGGGGTGTTTGATGCGGATATTGGTTTAGCGAATTTAGATGTTATTTTTGGGGTGAAAACTCATAAAAATATCTTGCACGCCTTAAAAGGTGAAGCCAAATTGCAAGAAATCATTTGCGAGATTGAGCCCGGGCTTTGCCTCATTCCTGGGGATAGCGGCGAAGAAATATTAAAATACATTAGCGGTGCAGAAGCTTTAGATCAATTCGTAGATGAAGAGGGGGTTTTAAGCTCTTTGGATTATATTGTGATTGATACAGGCGCTGGGATTGGAGCCACTACGCAAGCGTTTTTGAATGCGAGTGATTGCGTGGTGATTGTTACCACCCCCGATCCTTCAGCGATCACCGATGCGTATGCATGCATTAAAATCAACTCCAAAAATAAAGATGAATTGTTTCTTATTACTAACATGGTAGCCCAACCTAAAGAGGGCAGGGCGACTTATGAAAGGCTGTTGAAAGTGGCTAAAAACAATATCGCTTCATTAGAATTGCATTACTTAGGAGCGATTGAAAACAGCTCCTTATTGAAACGCTATGTGAGAGAGCGCAAAATTTTGAGAAAAATAGCCCCTAATGATTTGTTTTCGCAATCCATTGATCAGATAGCGGGCCTTTTGGTTTCTAAAATAGAAACCGGCGCTTTAGAAATACCAAAAGAAGGTTTTAAAAGCTTTTTTAAAAGGCTTTTGAGTTATTTGGGGTAG